One Electrophorus electricus isolate fEleEle1 chromosome 10, fEleEle1.pri, whole genome shotgun sequence genomic region harbors:
- the LOC113575646 gene encoding serum paraoxonase/arylesterase 2-like: MGKLAVVLVFAVAAAALIGQRLIALSHLSLAFRELTQNHLPNCHLIKGIVTGAEDITVLEDGLAFISSGLKYPGLPPYSDVPGKIYTLDLLSGVGPVDLHIRGDFDTESFNPHGISIYIDDKDGTIYLFVVNHPQNNSLVEIFKVLEDENTLEHVKTIKHALLHNVNDIVAVGVESFYATNDHYFTNNMLKTLEFLFPLHWCDVVFYSPGAVKSVAGGFASANGINISPDKRYLYVSDVTDHKIVVLEIQKDGVLSRVKEVAVGSLCDNIEVESETGDLWMGCHPNGAKLLRSDPSDPPGSEVIRLQNIHSEEPVVTQVYMDDGRVIIGSSVAAPYRGTLLIGTVYHKALQCDLK; encoded by the exons ATGGGAAAGTTGGCGGTTGTGTTGGTCTTCGCTGTGGCTGCCGCAGCCCTGATCGGACAACGTCTTATTGCGCTAAG TCATCTGTCGCTTGCATTTAGAGAACTCACCCAAAATCACCTTCCTAATTGTCATCTGATAAAGGGAATAG TGACTGGAGCTGAAGACATCACCGTACTGGAAGATGGACTGGCCTTCATAAGCTCT GGTCTGAAATATCCAGGATTGCCTCCCTATTCCGATGTCCCTGGGAAAATATACACTCTAGACCTGCTTTCAGGAGTTGGTCCTGTAGACTTGCACATCAGGGGAGATTTTGACACCGAGTCTTTCAACCCACATGGAATCAGCATATATATAGATGATAAAG ATGGCaccatatatttatttgttgtgaaTCATCCCCAAAACAACAGCCTTGTCGAGATCTTTAAAGTTCTTGAGGATGAAAACACTCTTGAGCATGTGAAGACCATCAAACATGCCCTGCTCCATAA CGTGAATGACATCGTGGCTGTGGGAGTAGAGAGCTTTTACGCCACCAATGATCACTACTTCACCAACAACATGCTGAAGACTCTGGAGTTCCTCTTccctctgcactggtgtgaCGTAGTGTTCTATAGCCCTGGGGCAGTTAAATCTGTGGCAGGGGGCTTTGCTTCTGCCAACGGCATCAATATCTCTCCAGACAAAAG ATATCTGTATGTTTCAGATGTCACGGATCACAAAATCGTTGTGCTGGAGATCCAAAAAGATGGCGTGCTATCCCGTGTAAAG GAAGTTGCGGTGGGATCCCTCTGTGACAACATAGAAGTGGAGAGTGAGACTGGTGATTTGTGGATGGGTTGCCATCCAAATGGAGCCAAATTACTTCGCAGTGATCCAAGTGATCCACCTGGCTCAGag GTAATTCGTCTTCAGAATATTCACTCTGAAGAGCCAGTGGTAACCCAGGTATACATGGACGATGGCAGAGTGATTATAGGATCCTCAGTGGCTGCACCCTACAGAGGAACACTTCTCATAGGAACAGTTTACCACAAAGCCCTGCAGTGTGACCTTAAGTGA